From the Solanum lycopersicum chromosome 10, SLM_r2.1 genome, one window contains:
- the LOC138339140 gene encoding uncharacterized protein has protein sequence MTEIAIGKFQASTVCTTIAAKIRPIHDPSSAYYLHPSEGPSNSLTKYLLKGDNFDIWERAICNALEGRSKIGFLYEKGFPKPTNELELDAWKANNSIICSWIFNSADETIQPSIVSHKIAHELWSDITARYGGTNAPKSWQLKSDLQMLRQKGQSVVSYYNQFITIWNQLYGSIDPTCGCICPAAAKMRLRFEEEKTHAFLLGLDDAQFGSTRSQIFGTRPLPILNETYYLVSQEERHKSIVRNRDDQTDGLAFAVETQPTPPPK, from the exons atgacTGAAATTGCAATTGGGAAGTTTCAAGCCAG CACTGTTTGCACAACAATTGCTGCGAAAATTCGGCCGATTCATGATCCAAGCTCTGCCTATTATTTACACCCGTCAGAAGGACCAAGTAATTCTCTAACCAAATACTTACTGAAGGGAGACAATTTTGATATTTGGGAGCGAGCTATTTGTAATGCACTCGAAGGCAGAAGTAAGATTGGTTTTCTATATGAAAAGGGTTTTCCAAAACCCACGAACGAGTTGGAGTTGGATGCTTGGAAAGCAAACAACTCGATTATATGTTCGTGGATCTTTAACAGTGCTGACGAGACAATCCAGCCGAGTATCGTCTCCCACAAAATTGCCCATGAATTGTGGAGTGACATAACGGCAAGGTACGGAGGCACGAATGCTCCAAAATCGTGGCAGCTAAAATCTGATCTACAAATGTTGAGACAAAAAGGTCAATCTGTAGTTTCATACTACAATCAGTTTATAACTATTTGGAACCAATTGTATGGTTCGATTGATCCAACCTGCGGATGTATATGTCCTGCAGCAGCAAAAATGCGTCTTCGATTTGAGGAGGAGAAGACGCATGCGTTTCTTCTCGGACTCGATGATGCACAATTCGGCTCTACTCGTTCTCAGATTTTCGGCACCCGTCCACTTCCAATTCTCAATGAAACTTACTATCTTGTATCTCAAGAGGAGAGACACAAGTCGATTGTGCGTAACCGCGATGACCAAACCGATGGACTAGCTTTCGCCGTAGAAACTCAACCCACACCACCTCCAAAATAA